From Chryseobacterium joostei, the proteins below share one genomic window:
- a CDS encoding autotransporter outer membrane beta-barrel domain-containing protein: protein MKKNIIILATLLMSGIAFSQVGINTDIPKATLDVVGKATDTSSLDGIIAPRLTGDQLRAKTYTTDQTGTLVYVTTADTAPAGQTVNVTSIGYFYFDGAVWQNVSNGAAAPVNIYNANGSLTGSGSSRNLTLNGKELNFIGTNQRTSWRTDGVLYQENLQSSGGEGAIVITGGSSSNLYLQQFRNGPAQIQAAFNSTVLDIGTNGSTASAPLTISTSAGGGALATEKMRVTGEGNVGINTIAPTEKLDNNGITRLRNLPTDGTTNAIYTQSNGAASATQNQTFTATRTVVADANGVLGTVAGLPATPINIYNANGTLTTNRTVTTNSNSLSFTGNGNTVMISNSGTMASISANGTGRGNLTVTGGNSIVDVFADNNGVGQIIARGTGNRGLDIGSSYTTQPAHVRFLTSPGSNVPGTERMRITPTGNIGINTSLPQARLHVVKAASDLTPAIIEGCNEYADNAAATSAGLPVGGLYRTSTGVLMVRY from the coding sequence ATGAAAAAAAATATTATCATTTTAGCAACATTATTAATGTCTGGTATTGCATTCTCGCAGGTGGGTATCAATACGGACATACCAAAAGCTACATTGGATGTTGTAGGAAAAGCAACAGATACCAGTTCGTTAGACGGTATCATTGCACCACGGCTTACTGGCGACCAGTTGAGAGCCAAAACCTATACCACAGACCAGACAGGAACCCTGGTATATGTAACCACCGCAGACACGGCACCCGCAGGACAAACCGTAAATGTAACCAGTATTGGTTATTTCTATTTTGACGGTGCTGTATGGCAGAACGTTAGCAACGGTGCAGCAGCTCCTGTAAATATCTACAATGCTAATGGTTCTTTAACGGGATCAGGAAGTTCTCGTAATTTGACCCTTAATGGTAAAGAACTAAATTTCATAGGAACGAATCAAAGAACTTCTTGGAGGACGGATGGTGTTTTATATCAGGAAAATCTTCAAAGTTCAGGAGGAGAGGGAGCAATAGTTATTACAGGCGGGAGCAGCTCTAATTTATACCTGCAACAGTTTAGAAATGGTCCGGCTCAAATTCAGGCTGCTTTCAACTCTACTGTTCTGGATATAGGAACAAATGGTTCTACAGCATCGGCTCCGTTGACAATAAGCACAAGCGCAGGAGGAGGTGCTTTGGCGACAGAAAAAATGCGTGTTACAGGCGAAGGAAACGTGGGTATCAATACTATCGCACCAACCGAAAAATTAGACAACAACGGCATCACAAGATTGAGAAATCTCCCAACAGATGGTACTACTAATGCTATTTATACACAAAGTAATGGAGCCGCTTCTGCCACACAAAACCAAACCTTTACCGCAACCAGAACTGTCGTTGCTGATGCCAATGGAGTTTTAGGAACTGTCGCAGGTTTGCCGGCAACTCCTATAAATATTTACAATGCAAACGGCACCCTTACAACAAACAGAACCGTAACCACCAATAGCAATTCTCTGTCGTTTACAGGCAATGGAAATACTGTGATGATAAGTAATTCAGGAACTATGGCTAGTATTTCTGCAAACGGTACCGGAAGAGGTAATTTGACTGTTACTGGAGGGAATTCTATAGTGGATGTTTTTGCAGATAATAATGGTGTCGGACAGATTATTGCTCGGGGAACGGGAAATAGAGGATTAGATATAGGCAGTAGTTATACTACACAACCTGCTCATGTTAGATTTTTGACTTCACCAGGAAGCAATGTGCCCGGAACAGAAAGAATGCGCATTACACCAACAGGAAACATTGGTATCAACACCTCATTACCTCAAGCCAGACTACACGTCGTAAAAGCAGCATCCGATCTTACACCGGCAATTATAGAGGGGTGTAATGAATATGCAGATAACGCCGCAGCCACCAGTGCGGGTTTGCCTGTGGGTGGATTGTACAGAACATCAACCGGAGTGTTGATGGTAAGGTATTAA
- a CDS encoding RCC1 domain-containing protein → MMKKTKTKLTFKQTKSLFFVLLLFLRNGIISKVKNYNINVAFLPVFLLFFGSLGAQTIRVLDVQLTASRGAGAVQSYNLGGSYMTNAKAKLACTNLFGISGTVTHPITVTTAAGTLGSINAALLANYDVVFMAALVEGFATNYYTPAEIDALKVWSRDPHHVIISAEQQMNQYFTNSMGLSIINGNTDPTTVDAGGIDSTTTKLFSGIFGTPTSAGISQGGSAQGYFTAPCGVWSVAKNAVGNSTIVINNYNDVLLGDGDFFSIISTTGGVSSGCGINSNTDKVWLNLWAWAADQVINGSSSSSYISSAVPPTLTLLNPMPTSSTNTGQIQSTIPTGYTLVGWQTSTDSGSTWTSLGSTANPYTYTNAANGQMYQAIWSGGSGCPNTYSNILTITISRCVNGCNPNTFVNSSDPNTIEYDNVVSAVTTLAKTDNGTFTIWGQGASPAGGSLLAPTAITPANGYSYTGTPLKATTGSFVDYSTPGFIYYYAQSALLTTNGLYLWGSPNRLVSSSIKNTAAFGKITVNGKADGLPAGVTPNDVKMMFGSHQTLGIVTCSGDAWVLSFGGSKNGDGTVQNAANNVIWHRVKTSATTDLNGVVAMRGNALALFALTSDGKLYTWGTGTYLGDGTAAANRTYATEVVVPAGVTPKTIGMTMGTATSQPYYLLATDGRLFSMGENSSRQLGDGTTADKTTWAQPQKMTDQYGQGTGPLVNIAWISPNEHTADNDTNTKAGINVLTNDKKLWGWGLGRLIGGTSFTTYYDPVYMPGNSTNANGMKVTDEIIMVETGGDYALNYKKNSDKFGFVGLSVYNKGDGSNTIQVVPVYAYDTAVLMTCGAEIGPAVQDLQVCNGTTANLNNANLAATPSEVEWHATNDASSPVITNITAVAPGTYYAFYTVASGKQRVAGSAAIVTGVVCCSTGNCNPNTFVNAVDPNTIEYDNMVSGYHSTIVKEANGTFKAWGQETSPNGTGDLLSPTAITSANGFSYIGTPLRATVGSGFGGATINHQYALLTTDGLYVWGFANMLISSSIKNTSAFGKITVNGKADGLPAGVIPQQVKAMFGSYGTLAIVTCSGEAWVLSTTGNKNGDGTAQDATNNVIWHRVKTAAAGNPTLDNVVAMRGTANALFALTSDGSLYTWGTGTYINSGAAANRTYATQVSAPGITPKMIGMTEAIAAQSYYLLATNGKLYAMGDNSDRQLGDGTTTTRTSWVQPQKMTNQSGQGVGVLENIAWISPNEHSNYPFSNSTGSINVLTNDKKQWAWGSNDEYMIGGAAYNGNYDPMYMPGNSAAVNGMKLTDEIIAVETGGHTSINVKKGENKFGYVGHRTNGSMGDGSSANSNATTYTYSTGTVSICGADTSGFCYKPGITAGTALDTKVGITALSRAGLNSDNWPMVRKGGWLALESKTKGFVPNRVAFSGANPVGIAPANFVEGMMVYDTTNKCMKMYTSQDNGVTFGWYCITTPTCPD, encoded by the coding sequence ATGATGAAAAAAACGAAAACAAAACTAACATTTAAACAGACAAAAAGTCTCTTTTTTGTCCTGTTGCTCTTTCTGAGAAACGGGATAATTAGCAAGGTAAAGAACTACAATATAAATGTAGCATTTTTGCCGGTATTCTTATTGTTTTTTGGAAGCCTCGGTGCCCAGACAATAAGAGTCTTGGACGTACAACTCACCGCATCGAGAGGTGCCGGAGCAGTGCAAAGCTATAATCTCGGAGGATCTTACATGACCAATGCCAAAGCAAAGCTGGCTTGTACAAATTTGTTTGGCATATCGGGCACTGTGACGCATCCCATTACGGTAACTACCGCTGCAGGTACATTAGGCAGTATCAATGCTGCTCTTTTAGCCAATTATGATGTTGTATTTATGGCTGCTCTGGTTGAAGGTTTTGCTACCAATTATTATACCCCTGCCGAGATAGATGCGCTGAAAGTATGGAGCAGAGACCCTCACCACGTTATTATTAGTGCTGAGCAACAAATGAATCAATACTTCACCAACTCAATGGGACTCAGTATCATCAATGGGAATACCGACCCTACCACTGTCGATGCCGGTGGAATAGACTCCACAACGACAAAGCTCTTTAGCGGTATCTTTGGGACACCAACATCGGCCGGTATTAGCCAGGGGGGATCTGCTCAGGGATATTTCACGGCTCCTTGCGGGGTTTGGAGTGTGGCAAAGAATGCTGTAGGAAACTCTACTATTGTCATCAATAATTACAATGATGTACTCTTAGGAGATGGTGATTTCTTCTCCATTATTAGTACTACAGGCGGCGTTTCCAGTGGTTGCGGTATCAATTCTAATACAGATAAAGTCTGGCTCAACCTTTGGGCATGGGCTGCAGACCAGGTGATTAACGGGAGTAGTTCTTCTTCCTATATCAGCTCGGCTGTACCGCCTACGCTTACATTACTTAATCCTATGCCAACTTCTTCTACCAATACAGGACAAATACAATCTACTATACCGACAGGCTACACGCTTGTGGGATGGCAGACCAGCACCGATTCGGGAAGTACATGGACATCTTTAGGAAGTACTGCCAATCCGTATACATATACCAATGCTGCCAATGGGCAGATGTACCAGGCAATATGGAGTGGTGGATCCGGCTGTCCTAATACTTATTCTAATATATTGACCATTACAATCAGCCGTTGTGTAAACGGATGTAACCCGAACACCTTTGTAAACAGCTCTGACCCCAATACCATAGAGTATGACAATGTCGTCTCAGCTGTTACTACCCTGGCAAAAACTGACAACGGTACATTTACAATCTGGGGACAGGGGGCTAGCCCGGCCGGGGGCAGTCTCTTAGCACCGACAGCGATAACGCCTGCGAATGGATATAGCTATACCGGGACACCTTTAAAAGCAACAACAGGAAGTTTTGTAGATTATTCTACTCCGGGATTTATTTACTATTATGCTCAAAGTGCTTTATTAACCACTAATGGGCTGTATCTTTGGGGTTCTCCTAATAGATTAGTGAGCTCGTCCATTAAAAATACCGCTGCTTTTGGCAAGATCACGGTAAATGGCAAAGCAGATGGCCTACCAGCAGGTGTAACACCTAATGATGTGAAAATGATGTTTGGCTCTCACCAGACTTTGGGTATTGTAACCTGCAGTGGTGATGCTTGGGTATTATCTTTCGGAGGATCTAAAAATGGAGATGGCACCGTACAGAATGCCGCAAACAATGTGATTTGGCACCGTGTAAAAACATCGGCTACAACAGATCTTAACGGTGTAGTGGCTATGCGTGGTAATGCTTTGGCGTTGTTTGCCTTAACTTCTGATGGTAAGTTATATACATGGGGTACAGGAACTTATCTGGGAGATGGAACTGCTGCTGCCAACAGAACCTATGCGACAGAAGTGGTTGTACCGGCTGGCGTTACCCCAAAAACGATAGGGATGACAATGGGAACAGCAACATCCCAGCCCTATTATCTACTGGCTACCGATGGAAGACTCTTTTCTATGGGTGAGAATAGCAGTAGACAATTGGGAGATGGTACTACCGCAGACAAAACTACCTGGGCACAGCCGCAAAAAATGACCGATCAGTATGGGCAGGGTACGGGACCATTGGTGAACATCGCATGGATTTCACCCAATGAACATACTGCTGATAATGATACAAATACTAAAGCTGGTATTAACGTACTGACCAATGATAAAAAACTATGGGGTTGGGGACTTGGTCGTTTAATTGGGGGGACCTCATTCACAACCTACTATGACCCTGTTTATATGCCGGGCAACAGCACTAATGCCAACGGAATGAAAGTGACCGATGAGATCATTATGGTAGAAACTGGGGGAGACTACGCTTTAAACTACAAAAAGAACTCAGACAAGTTTGGCTTTGTAGGATTATCTGTCTACAATAAAGGAGATGGTTCTAATACAATTCAAGTTGTTCCTGTTTATGCTTATGATACTGCCGTTTTGATGACATGTGGTGCAGAGATTGGTCCTGCTGTACAAGACCTACAGGTCTGCAATGGCACTACAGCCAACCTTAATAATGCCAACTTAGCCGCTACCCCAAGTGAGGTAGAATGGCACGCTACCAATGATGCCAGCAGCCCTGTAATCACCAATATTACTGCGGTAGCACCAGGTACTTACTATGCATTTTATACCGTAGCATCCGGTAAGCAAAGAGTAGCAGGCTCTGCAGCTATAGTAACAGGAGTCGTATGTTGTTCTACAGGTAATTGTAACCCAAATACCTTTGTAAATGCCGTAGACCCTAATACCATAGAGTATGATAATATGGTATCTGGTTACCACTCTACAATAGTAAAAGAAGCTAACGGAACTTTTAAAGCTTGGGGACAGGAAACTTCTCCTAATGGAACTGGAGATTTGCTTTCTCCTACAGCAATAACTTCTGCTAATGGCTTTAGCTATATAGGGACTCCTTTAAGAGCAACTGTTGGAAGCGGTTTTGGTGGTGCTACTATTAATCATCAATATGCATTGCTCACTACAGATGGATTGTATGTTTGGGGATTTGCCAATATGTTGATAAGCTCTTCTATTAAAAACACCAGTGCCTTTGGCAAAATCACGGTAAATGGCAAAGCTGATGGTTTACCAGCCGGTGTAATACCTCAACAAGTCAAGGCGATGTTCGGATCTTACGGAACATTAGCTATTGTCACCTGTAGTGGCGAGGCTTGGGTATTGTCTACAACAGGTAACAAAAATGGAGACGGAACAGCACAGGATGCTACCAATAATGTGATTTGGCACCGTGTAAAAACAGCAGCAGCAGGCAATCCAACCCTTGACAATGTGGTTGCTATGCGAGGTACTGCCAATGCTTTGTTTGCTTTAACTTCAGATGGTAGTCTCTATACCTGGGGCACGGGTACCTATATCAACAGCGGAGCCGCTGCCAACAGAACTTATGCCACTCAAGTATCTGCACCAGGAATAACTCCTAAAATGATAGGGATGACCGAAGCTATAGCTGCCCAAAGTTATTATCTATTAGCGACCAATGGCAAGCTATATGCAATGGGAGACAACTCAGACCGTCAGCTTGGCGATGGTACCACAACAACAAGAACTTCTTGGGTACAACCGCAAAAAATGACCAATCAGTCTGGACAGGGGGTAGGTGTGCTGGAAAATATTGCATGGATCTCTCCTAATGAGCATTCTAATTATCCTTTTTCTAATAGCACAGGATCTATTAATGTTTTGACCAATGATAAAAAGCAATGGGCTTGGGGTAGTAATGATGAATATATGATTGGGGGTGCAGCATATAACGGCAATTATGATCCAATGTATATGCCGGGGAACAGTGCCGCAGTTAACGGAATGAAATTGACCGATGAGATCATTGCTGTAGAAACAGGCGGTCATACTTCAATAAACGTCAAAAAAGGCGAGAACAAATTTGGGTATGTAGGTCACAGAACCAATGGTAGTATGGGTGATGGAAGCAGTGCTAATAGTAATGCTACTACTTACACTTACAGTACCGGTACTGTTTCTATATGTGGTGCAGATACTTCAGGTTTCTGCTACAAACCGGGCATTACAGCGGGTACCGCATTAGATACCAAGGTAGGAATCACTGCTCTTAGCCGAGCGGGATTAAATTCTGATAACTGGCCAATGGTAAGAAAAGGCGGCTGGCTTGCTTTGGAATCCAAAACCAAAGGCTTTGTACCAAACAGGGTAGCGTTCTCAGGAGCCAATCCTGTGGGGATTGCAC